The genomic segment ATAGGTCTCGGAAGATTTGGAGAATCCGTTGCTGAAACATTATATTCTTTGGGAAATGATGTATTAGCAGTTGATTTTGATGAAGATGTAGTTCAAAATATTTCGGATAATGTAACTCATGCAGTTCAAGCTGATGCGAATGATGAAAATAGCTTAAGGGCTCTTGGAATTCGTAATTTTGATTGTGCAGTCATTAGTATAGGTTCTAATATCCAATCTAGCATTTTGGCAACACTCTTAGTTAAAGAATTAGGAGTAAAATATGTGATAACAAAAGCGACTAATGCCCTGCATGCTAAAGTATTATATAAAATAGGGGCAGACAGAGTAGTTTTTCCAGAAAGAGATATGGGTGTACGCGTTGCTCATAATTTAGTATCATCAAATATATTAGATTATATTGAATTATCTCCTGATTATAGTATAGCTGAAGTTATTAGTCCTGAAGAATGGCATAATAAAACCCTGGGAGAATTAAATATAAGAGCTCAATATGGTATAAATGTAATGGCTATAAAAAGAAACAATGATATTGATGTTGCTCCAGCAGCTGATAATATTGTTGAACCAGGTGATATTATTGTTGCAATAGGTAATATTGAAGAATTAAATAAGTTGGAAAATCTAGTTAAATAAGGAGCATTCAGTTTGGAACATATTCAAAGTAAGGATAATTTATTGATTAAAGATATCAAAAAGTTAAAAGAAAAGAAATATAGGAAAGACAGTAATATGTTTTTAGTTGAAGGTTTCAGATTTGTAGAAGAAGCTTTGGATTCTGATTTTGAAGTGGTGCACATTTTTATAAGTGCTAGAGGAGATTCAAAATATGAAAACTCTTGTATGAAAAACAAGCTACAGAAGAATACTAAAGTTTATAGTGTTAGTGACAGTTTATTTAAAAGTATTTGCGATACGGATAATCCGCAAGGTATTATTGCTACAGTTAGAAATAAACCGGTAGAGATTAAATATGATCATGGCTTCTATATGTTAGCTGATAAAATACAAGATCCAGGTAATATGGGAACTATAATTAGAACAGCTCATGCGGCGGGAGCACTAGGAGTTATAATTACAAAAGGAACTGTAGATATCTATAATGAAAAAACTTTAAGATCCACAATGGGTTCTATTTTTAAAATACCCGTTATTTGCGATAGTGATCTATCGGTGGTGCAAAAGCTTAGGAGCGCTGGATTTAAGCTAGTTACTAGTTCATTGGATACTGATAAAAACTTCTATAATGTAGACCTTAGAGAGAAAGTTATTATATCAGTTGGAAATGAAGGAAATGGAATAAGCGCCGAAGTTTATGAGATATGTGATTTGAAAATTAAAATTCCCATGCCTGGTGGTGCAGAATCTTTAAATGCAGCTGTAGCTGCATCAATTATGATGTATGAAGTCGTAAGACAGAAAAATAATATATGATTTTTAAATTCATAGTTGAATTTTTTTGTAGTTGTGGTTATAATATTTTGTATACTACCATAAATTAATAATAAACTGTGACGGAGAAAGTAAATATAAAGATACTTACAGGGATAAGAAGCCTTAGACTGAGAGCTTCATTAAGAAATTTTTATATCCAAGTTCACTCCAGAGTTCTAATGGTGAAAAAAAGTAGCCGATAGCGGGTAAAACCGATAAATTTATCTAAGAGGACTGTTTTTAGTCAATTAGGGTGGTAACGCGGATTTTCCGTCCCTTTATTGGGGATGGTTTTTTTTGTTTTATAAAGAATTATCAAAATATGAGAGGAGCATTCATTATGAAAGAAAAGTTAGAAACGATAAAAGCTGCAGTTTTAGAAGAATTAAAAGGAGCTGCTATTAAAACAGAATTAGAAAATATCAGAGTTAAATATTTGGGCAAAAAAGGTGAATTGACGCAAATATTAAGAGGCATGGGACAGTTATCAAATGAAGAAAGACCAATTGTTGGAAAATTAGCAAATAAAGTAAGAGAGGATATAGAGACACTTATAGATAAAGCCTCAGATACATTAAAAAACAATGAAAAAGAAATGAAGCTAAAAAGTGAAGTTATAGATATATCTATGCCAGGGAAAAAACAAACAGTAGGTAAAAGACATCCGTTAGAGTTAACACTTGAAAAAGTTAATGAAATATTTTTATCTATGGGATTTGTTATTGAAGAGGGCCCTGAGGTAGAAAGAGATTATTATAACTTTGAGGCATTAAACATACCTAAAAATCATCCGGCAAGAGGTGAACAAGATACTTTTTACATAAATGATAATATAGTTTTAAGAACCCAAACTTCACCAATACAAATAAGAACTATGGAGCTTCAGAAACCGCCTATAAAAATGATAGCGCCAGGTAAAGTTTATAGATCCGATGCAGCAGATGCTACTCATTCACCAATATTTTATCAAATTGAAGGGCTTATAGTAGATAAGGGAATTACCTTTGCTGATTTAAAAGGGACGCTAGAATTATTTACGCAAAAAATGTTCGGGGACGAAATGGAAACAAAGTTTAGACCACATCATTTTCCTTTTACAGAGCCATCAGCTGAGATGGATGCCACTTGCTTTGTGTGCAATGGTAAAGGGTGCAAGGTTTGCGGCGGTAGCGGCTGGATAGAACTTTTAGGTTGTGGCATGGTTCATCCGGACGTTTTAAGAAATTGTGGGATTGATCCAGAAGTTTATAGCGGATTTGCTTTCGGGTTTGGCCTTGATAGAATTACAATGTTAAAATACGGAATAGACGATATTAGAGCACTTTATGAAAGTGATATGAGATTTTTAAAACAATTCTAAAATATAAATAATAATGCAGCTTCGCAGAAGATGATTTAATACTATACAAATTGTAGGAGGATATAAAATGAAAGTTCCAGTTAAATGGCTTAAAGATTATGTAGATATAGATATTTCACCAAAGGTGCTTGGAGATAAGTTAACCATGTCTGGTTCGAAAGTAGAAGAGGTTATTATATCAGGTGCTGAAATTGAGAAGGTTGTTACAGGGAAAATAATAAAAATAGAAAAACATCCGGATGCTGAGAAATTAGTTATATGTCAAGTAAATATAGGATTAGACGAGCCGACACAAATCGTTACAGCAGCTACTAATATGAAAGAACAGGATATAGTACCAGTAGCACTTCACGGATCAACGTTACATGGAGGACTAAAAATAAAAAAAGGTAAACTCCGTGGAATAGTTTCAAATGGTATGTTCTGCTCTGAGGAAGAACTTGGAATTGCAGTTGATGAACCAGTTGATGGACTAATGATACTTCCAAGCGATACCATCATTGGAAAAGACATAAAAGAAGTATTAAATCTTCAAAGTGTACTAATAGATTTTGAAATAACTTCAAACAGAGCAGATTGCTTAAGTATTCTAGGAATAGCTAGAGAAACGGCTGCAACTTTAGGCACGCAGTATAGAAAACCAGCACTTGATTATAAAGCTACCTGCAAGGATAATGTGGAAGACCTTTATAAGGTTCATATTAATGATGAACTTTGCAGAAGATATATGTTAAAGGGTATAAAAAATGTAAAAATTGAGCCTTCTCCACAATGGATGCAGGAAAGACTTATAGAAGCAGAAA from the Clostridium sp. CM027 genome contains:
- a CDS encoding RNA methyltransferase; the encoded protein is MEHIQSKDNLLIKDIKKLKEKKYRKDSNMFLVEGFRFVEEALDSDFEVVHIFISARGDSKYENSCMKNKLQKNTKVYSVSDSLFKSICDTDNPQGIIATVRNKPVEIKYDHGFYMLADKIQDPGNMGTIIRTAHAAGALGVIITKGTVDIYNEKTLRSTMGSIFKIPVICDSDLSVVQKLRSAGFKLVTSSLDTDKNFYNVDLREKVIISVGNEGNGISAEVYEICDLKIKIPMPGGAESLNAAVAASIMMYEVVRQKNNI
- a CDS encoding TrkA family potassium uptake protein; translated protein: MSKKQFIVIGLGRFGESVAETLYSLGNDVLAVDFDEDVVQNISDNVTHAVQADANDENSLRALGIRNFDCAVISIGSNIQSSILATLLVKELGVKYVITKATNALHAKVLYKIGADRVVFPERDMGVRVAHNLVSSNILDYIELSPDYSIAEVISPEEWHNKTLGELNIRAQYGINVMAIKRNNDIDVAPAADNIVEPGDIIVAIGNIEELNKLENLVK
- the pheS gene encoding phenylalanine--tRNA ligase subunit alpha; translation: MKEKLETIKAAVLEELKGAAIKTELENIRVKYLGKKGELTQILRGMGQLSNEERPIVGKLANKVREDIETLIDKASDTLKNNEKEMKLKSEVIDISMPGKKQTVGKRHPLELTLEKVNEIFLSMGFVIEEGPEVERDYYNFEALNIPKNHPARGEQDTFYINDNIVLRTQTSPIQIRTMELQKPPIKMIAPGKVYRSDAADATHSPIFYQIEGLIVDKGITFADLKGTLELFTQKMFGDEMETKFRPHHFPFTEPSAEMDATCFVCNGKGCKVCGGSGWIELLGCGMVHPDVLRNCGIDPEVYSGFAFGFGLDRITMLKYGIDDIRALYESDMRFLKQF